A stretch of Cryptosporangium aurantiacum DNA encodes these proteins:
- a CDS encoding ATP-binding protein: MREHRKDGLERGIRSVAALTVLVVLVGSLASLGVGSVLRDSAQRSAVRVLDVRTAVLAATVRTEVNRYIDQMRTLAAAFGAMDTLTAADFARATAALGPISLPGATSIAYLVPVAHDRVAAVQAAWRARGSTGLVIRPYGTGTHAVVVLSTRLDAKGTLGHGVDVNQAPAPRAAVREALRNDAVTVSDTYQLIIDRQLPPEVRQNSFALTAPVHGFDAAGNRQFRGWIMMGLRGQDFIRTTLSRVALRMIDVSLSARNADGRETEVAGLVADSTDRRDQFRTVEMPVAQRRWVLRTAAVSADLPGGNQMLSTALTAALLGFTALLAALVGTLAGARRRAERRVRVATTELRATEREARDQARLLGTVLDTITEGVGVVDSNGQFLAHNPAAKRMLGINDDISDPDQWQQHYGLFRPDGSEFPTEELPLMRALAGEAPDEVEMLVRNRARPEGALITVSARQLQLADGSIGAVAVFHDVTQARAYEAELQAFAGVVAHDLKSPLTTVVGYGELLSDILTEEASAPVREEGLGHLERIQATAERMRTLIDDLLSYSSARDATLHRASFPLGDVVHEVVAARLEASRARGHFPDIYVGPLPFVEGDPVLIRQVLDNLVGNALKYTPPGRPARVDITARSEAGVWVRVEVADRGIGIPHGEHGRVFARFHRAHTGESYPGTGLGLAICQRIVERHGGTIGADDNPGGGTRFWFTLPYGEEPADTPQAALIPERASSGRSSSA, from the coding sequence GTGCGGGAGCACCGGAAGGACGGGCTCGAGCGCGGGATCCGTTCGGTCGCCGCGCTCACCGTCCTGGTGGTGCTCGTCGGGTCGCTGGCGTCGCTCGGGGTGGGCTCGGTGCTGCGCGACTCCGCGCAACGGTCCGCCGTGCGGGTGCTCGACGTCCGCACCGCCGTGCTGGCCGCAACCGTGCGGACCGAGGTCAACCGCTATATCGACCAGATGAGGACGCTGGCGGCGGCCTTCGGGGCGATGGACACGCTGACCGCCGCGGACTTCGCCAGAGCCACGGCCGCGCTGGGCCCGATCAGCCTGCCCGGTGCGACGTCCATCGCGTATCTGGTCCCGGTCGCGCACGACCGGGTCGCGGCGGTCCAGGCCGCGTGGCGAGCGCGCGGCTCGACCGGGCTGGTGATCCGCCCGTACGGAACCGGCACGCATGCCGTCGTCGTACTCTCGACCCGCCTGGACGCCAAGGGCACGCTCGGCCACGGCGTGGACGTCAACCAGGCGCCGGCGCCGCGCGCCGCGGTCCGGGAGGCGCTCCGGAACGACGCGGTCACGGTCTCCGACACCTACCAGTTGATCATCGACCGGCAGCTCCCGCCGGAGGTCCGGCAGAACTCGTTCGCGCTCACCGCGCCCGTCCACGGGTTCGACGCCGCCGGGAACCGGCAGTTCCGCGGCTGGATCATGATGGGTCTGCGCGGGCAGGACTTCATCCGGACGACGCTCTCCCGGGTCGCGCTGCGCATGATCGACGTGAGCCTCTCGGCGCGGAACGCGGACGGCCGGGAGACCGAGGTCGCCGGGCTGGTCGCGGACTCCACCGACCGGCGCGATCAGTTCCGCACCGTCGAGATGCCGGTGGCGCAGCGGCGGTGGGTGCTCCGGACCGCGGCGGTCTCGGCCGATCTCCCCGGCGGCAACCAGATGCTCTCCACGGCACTGACCGCCGCCCTGCTCGGCTTCACCGCACTCCTCGCCGCGCTGGTCGGGACGCTGGCCGGCGCGCGCCGACGCGCCGAACGCCGGGTCCGGGTCGCGACCACCGAACTGCGCGCCACCGAGCGGGAGGCGCGCGACCAGGCGCGCCTGCTCGGCACGGTGCTGGACACGATCACCGAGGGCGTTGGGGTCGTCGACAGCAACGGCCAGTTCCTCGCGCACAACCCCGCCGCGAAGCGCATGCTCGGCATCAACGACGACATCTCCGACCCGGACCAGTGGCAACAGCACTACGGCCTGTTCCGCCCCGACGGCTCGGAGTTCCCGACCGAGGAGTTGCCGCTGATGCGGGCGCTGGCGGGCGAGGCGCCCGACGAGGTCGAGATGCTGGTCCGCAACCGCGCCCGGCCGGAGGGTGCGCTGATCACGGTGAGCGCGCGCCAGCTCCAGCTCGCCGACGGGTCGATCGGCGCGGTCGCGGTGTTCCACGACGTCACGCAGGCCCGGGCGTACGAGGCGGAGCTGCAAGCCTTCGCGGGCGTCGTCGCCCATGATTTGAAATCACCACTGACCACCGTCGTCGGGTACGGCGAACTGCTGTCCGACATCCTGACCGAGGAGGCGTCCGCGCCGGTCCGCGAGGAGGGCCTGGGCCACCTCGAGCGGATTCAGGCGACCGCCGAACGCATGCGGACGCTCATCGACGACCTGCTCTCCTACAGCAGCGCCCGCGACGCCACGCTGCACCGGGCGTCGTTCCCGCTCGGCGACGTCGTGCACGAGGTGGTCGCGGCGCGGCTGGAAGCGTCGAGGGCGCGTGGCCACTTCCCGGACATCTACGTCGGCCCGCTGCCGTTCGTCGAGGGCGACCCGGTGCTGATCCGGCAGGTGCTGGACAACCTCGTCGGCAACGCGCTCAAATACACGCCGCCCGGACGGCCCGCCCGCGTCGACATCACCGCGCGGTCGGAGGCCGGGGTCTGGGTGCGGGTCGAGGTGGCCGACCGCGGGATCGGGATCCCGCACGGCGAGCACGGCCGGGTCTTCGCCCGGTTTCACCGGGCACACACCGGTGAGAGCTACCCGGGCACCGGTCTCGGGCTCGCCATCTGCCAACGCATCGTCGAACGCCACGGGGGGACGATCGGCGCGGACGACAACCCCGGCGGCGGCACGCGCTTCTGGTTCACGCTGCCGTACGGCGAGGAGCCGGCGGACACTCCTCAGGCGGCGCTGATCCCGGAGCGCGCCTCCAGCGGGCGCAGTTCGTCGGCGTAA
- a CDS encoding FMN-dependent NADH-azoreductase translates to MPHLLHLDSSADLAGSRSRAITAAFAKAWSDRGADHTITYRDLHTDPLPRLSSTALHWAPRLRTADETAPAADEALQQTILDELLAADVLLVGAPMYNYSLPSTLKTWIDYVHVPGITTTFDATPSQPLAGRPAVVVTSAGGSYVEGSPTAGWDHLTPVLEIVLGTALGMAVTVIATELTLAPRIPDLAAQVPHSEALLTTALDRATALGATI, encoded by the coding sequence ATGCCCCACCTGTTGCACCTCGACTCGTCCGCCGACCTGGCGGGCTCCCGCTCCCGGGCGATCACCGCCGCGTTCGCGAAAGCGTGGTCCGATCGCGGGGCCGACCACACGATCACCTACCGCGACCTGCACACCGACCCGCTGCCGCGGCTCTCGAGCACCGCGCTGCACTGGGCGCCCCGGCTGCGCACCGCCGACGAGACCGCGCCGGCCGCGGACGAAGCGCTGCAGCAGACGATCCTCGACGAACTGCTCGCCGCCGACGTCCTGCTGGTCGGGGCGCCGATGTACAACTACTCGCTGCCGTCGACGCTGAAGACCTGGATCGACTACGTGCACGTCCCGGGCATCACGACGACGTTCGACGCGACGCCGAGTCAGCCGCTGGCCGGCCGTCCGGCGGTGGTCGTGACCAGCGCGGGCGGGTCGTACGTCGAGGGGTCGCCGACCGCCGGGTGGGACCACCTGACGCCGGTGCTGGAAATCGTCCTCGGCACCGCGCTCGGCATGGCGGTCACCGTGATCGCGACCGAGCTGACGCTGGCTCCGCGCATCCCCGACCTCGCCGCGCAGGTGCCGCACAGCGAAGCCCTGCTCACCACCGCCCTGGATCGCGCCACCGCACTCGGGGCGACGATCTAA
- a CDS encoding serine hydrolase domain-containing protein: MFSRIGRLLLAAFLALGVLAVARPAAAAPPSCVPATAASAADYFNRTVPGKLARDDVPGAVVSVVSGTQTVFTRGYGESDVAGGVPMSADESLVRIASITKLFTATAVMQQVEAGRLDLDADVNTYLKTFRIPRTYPEPVRLRDLLNHTAGFEDRIIGTGARTAEDVVPLGEYLADNVPARIRPPGVVSAYSNYGAALAGYLVTLVSGEPYDRYIQRHILTPLAMAHTTASEPVPRGLKLARSYGDDGDVVPFTFDQLTPDGAISATASDMARFAIAHLNQGRGILSPATTATMHTRSFSADPRLGGYAHGFIDRTVNGHRVLMHDGSWEGFGSALLLVPDCRVAVFFSLNSSAGFEVLGEVVEGFLDRFAPGSAGPSTSGPRAEPPQAGFYAPTRRNASGVEKLLTLLGPARLRVESDGTLRFRNKTWTPSGDGSYRNEDDHLVAVSGSDGVRYVGTDGPTFELLGRTQTLPFNLGVLLVFAVAALSALVVPIVGGYRLARRRAARPGTRRTWRVSRGLAASAALLGLAFLIGLAASLFGDTSAYLYGAPLSFRLLFCLPLVAFALAAGAVGCTVVGWRGAGVLSRVHQVVLLVGIGALTWFCWQWNLIGWQFA, from the coding sequence GTGTTTTCCAGGATTGGCCGACTGTTGCTCGCCGCCTTTCTGGCCCTGGGCGTCCTGGCGGTCGCCCGGCCGGCCGCAGCGGCGCCGCCGAGCTGCGTCCCGGCGACCGCGGCCTCGGCTGCGGACTACTTCAACCGCACGGTGCCGGGGAAACTCGCACGCGACGACGTGCCGGGCGCGGTCGTCTCGGTGGTGTCCGGCACCCAGACCGTGTTCACGCGGGGCTACGGAGAATCGGACGTCGCGGGGGGCGTCCCGATGTCCGCCGACGAGTCTCTCGTTCGCATCGCGTCGATCACCAAGCTGTTCACCGCGACCGCGGTGATGCAGCAGGTCGAGGCGGGCCGCCTCGACCTGGACGCGGACGTGAACACGTACCTGAAGACGTTCCGGATCCCGCGGACCTACCCGGAACCGGTCCGGCTGCGTGACCTGCTCAACCACACGGCGGGGTTCGAGGACCGGATCATCGGCACCGGCGCCCGCACCGCCGAGGACGTCGTCCCGCTCGGTGAGTACCTGGCCGACAACGTGCCGGCCCGGATCCGGCCGCCCGGCGTGGTCTCCGCGTACTCCAACTACGGCGCGGCGCTGGCCGGGTACCTGGTGACGCTGGTCAGCGGCGAGCCGTACGACCGGTACATCCAGCGGCACATTCTCACGCCGCTCGCGATGGCGCACACGACCGCGTCCGAGCCGGTGCCTCGCGGGCTGAAGCTCGCGCGCAGCTACGGCGACGACGGCGACGTCGTGCCGTTCACGTTCGACCAGCTCACGCCGGACGGAGCGATCAGCGCGACCGCATCGGACATGGCACGGTTCGCGATCGCCCACCTCAACCAGGGCCGGGGAATCCTCTCGCCGGCCACGACCGCGACGATGCACACCCGCTCGTTCTCGGCCGACCCGCGGCTCGGCGGCTACGCACACGGGTTCATCGACCGCACGGTCAACGGGCACCGCGTGCTCATGCACGACGGCAGCTGGGAGGGGTTCGGCAGCGCGTTGCTGCTGGTCCCCGACTGCCGGGTCGCCGTGTTCTTCTCACTGAACTCCAGCGCGGGGTTCGAGGTGCTCGGTGAGGTCGTCGAGGGTTTCCTGGACCGGTTCGCGCCGGGTTCGGCCGGGCCGTCGACGTCGGGTCCCCGGGCGGAGCCGCCGCAGGCCGGCTTCTACGCGCCGACCCGGCGCAACGCCTCCGGCGTCGAGAAACTGCTCACGCTGCTCGGTCCGGCGCGTCTGCGGGTGGAGTCCGACGGCACCCTGCGCTTCCGGAACAAGACGTGGACACCGTCCGGCGACGGTTCGTACCGCAACGAGGACGATCATCTGGTGGCGGTGTCCGGCTCGGACGGGGTGCGTTATGTCGGCACCGACGGGCCCACGTTCGAGCTCTTGGGCCGGACGCAGACGTTGCCGTTCAACCTCGGGGTGCTGCTGGTGTTCGCGGTGGCGGCGCTGAGTGCGCTGGTGGTGCCGATCGTGGGCGGTTACCGGCTGGCACGGCGCCGAGCCGCACGTCCAGGAACGCGGCGGACGTGGCGGGTGTCGCGCGGGCTGGCGGCATCGGCGGCGCTGCTCGGGTTGGCGTTCCTGATCGGGTTGGCCGCCTCCCTGTTCGGCGACACCAGCGCTTATCTGTACGGCGCGCCGCTGAGCTTCCGGCTGCTGTTCTGCCTGCCGCTGGTGGCGTTCGCGCTGGCAGCCGGGGCGGTGGGGTGCACGGTCGTCGGGTGGCGTGGCGCGGGTGTGCTGTCCCGGGTGCACCAGGTCGTGCTGCTGGTGGGGATCGGTGCGCTGACGTGGTTCTGCTGGCAGTGGAACCTGATCGGGTGGCAGTTCGCCTGA
- a CDS encoding cysteine dioxygenase: protein MKLPARDLGKHELRDLVDELARHPEQWREHVAFCDTERHYVSLYRDDHVDVWLLCWTPQNDTGWHDHDISSGAVAVVEGAVHENNPRIGGRHVDVVVKAGESFCFGPDHIHRMSGADAESVSIHAYSPPLWRLGTYRITDDGVMRRTSVSYADELRPLEARSGISAA, encoded by the coding sequence GTGAAACTTCCGGCACGTGACCTGGGCAAGCACGAACTTCGTGACCTGGTCGACGAGCTGGCCCGCCACCCGGAGCAGTGGCGGGAGCACGTGGCGTTCTGCGACACCGAGCGGCATTATGTGTCGCTCTACCGCGACGACCACGTGGATGTCTGGCTGCTCTGCTGGACGCCGCAGAACGACACCGGCTGGCACGACCACGACATCTCCTCGGGTGCGGTGGCCGTCGTCGAGGGTGCGGTGCACGAGAACAACCCGCGGATCGGCGGCAGGCACGTCGACGTCGTGGTCAAAGCGGGTGAGTCGTTCTGCTTCGGCCCCGACCACATCCACCGGATGTCCGGCGCCGACGCCGAGAGCGTCTCGATCCACGCCTACTCGCCGCCGCTCTGGAGGCTGGGTACGTACCGGATCACCGACGACGGCGTCATGCGCCGCACGTCCGTGAGTTACGCCGACGAACTGCGCCCGCTGGAGGCGCGCTCCGGGATCAGCGCCGCCTGA
- a CDS encoding extracellular catalytic domain type 1 short-chain-length polyhydroxyalkanoate depolymerase: protein MRSIAVVLLLVLTLAGCGRDEPTDDARGYTVRVGDVERTYQVHVPAAVEGRTGVPAVIVLHGGGGNGSQVAEQTGFSALADREGFLAVYPDGSGRTSLKTWNAGTCCSYARDHDVDDVGFVRTLIDALTERFGAGRVYVTGFSNGAMLSYRLGCELADRITAIAPVSGALNVPSCEPARPLPVYTIHGDADDVVPYTGGTSKSRIASEERAGSHRSVTDAVEFWTRTDRCAGEPVRTTRGAITTVRYTGCAAGTEVRLDTVAGGGHAWPGGDAVRRGADRPTTELDATAEIWDFFRAHES from the coding sequence ATGCGATCGATAGCGGTGGTGCTGCTGCTGGTTCTGACGCTGGCGGGATGCGGACGCGACGAGCCGACCGACGACGCCCGCGGGTACACGGTGCGGGTCGGCGACGTCGAGCGGACCTACCAGGTGCACGTGCCCGCCGCGGTCGAGGGACGTACCGGCGTGCCGGCCGTGATCGTGCTGCACGGCGGGGGAGGGAACGGCAGCCAGGTCGCCGAGCAGACCGGTTTCAGCGCGCTCGCCGACCGGGAGGGTTTCCTCGCGGTGTACCCGGACGGCTCCGGCCGGACGTCGCTGAAGACCTGGAACGCCGGGACGTGCTGCTCCTACGCCCGCGACCACGACGTCGACGACGTGGGGTTCGTGCGGACGCTGATCGACGCGCTGACCGAGCGGTTCGGCGCCGGCCGGGTGTACGTGACCGGGTTCTCCAACGGCGCGATGCTCAGCTACCGGCTCGGGTGCGAGCTCGCCGACCGGATCACTGCGATCGCACCAGTATCCGGGGCTCTGAACGTGCCGAGCTGCGAACCCGCCCGCCCGCTGCCGGTCTACACGATCCACGGCGATGCGGACGACGTCGTCCCGTACACCGGGGGCACCTCGAAATCGCGGATCGCGAGCGAGGAGCGAGCCGGATCGCACCGTTCGGTGACGGACGCCGTCGAGTTCTGGACGCGAACCGACCGCTGCGCCGGCGAGCCGGTCCGCACCACCCGGGGAGCGATCACGACCGTTCGGTACACGGGCTGCGCAGCGGGTACGGAGGTGCGGCTGGACACCGTCGCCGGCGGTGGCCACGCCTGGCCCGGTGGGGACGCCGTCCGCCGGGGAGCCGACCGGCCGACCACCGAACTCGACGCCACGGCCGAGATCTGGGACTTCTTCCGGGCCCACGAAAGTTAG
- a CDS encoding YsnF/AvaK domain-containing protein codes for MPEEWKAGELLDRDVLDRHGTRIGSIERVYLDARSGAPSFVAIHTGLLSRSPSVVPLTGATTRDGALVLPLDKARVKGAPPVEPAGQNGGLSPGQERALRTFYAVTPEVAPTPAPAPPPAPAPEPDRERAPDDAMTRSEEQLRVHTENHPTGRARLRKYVVTEDVQVTVPVSREEFRVEWEPIDPDETPAPTDDDPADDDGLTLHAERVVVRTETVPTERVRLTKEQVTEDRTVTDQVRREKIDLDRPEQ; via the coding sequence GTGCCGGAAGAATGGAAAGCGGGCGAGCTGCTCGACCGGGACGTGCTCGATCGCCACGGGACCCGGATCGGCTCCATCGAGCGTGTCTACCTGGACGCCCGCTCGGGAGCCCCGTCGTTCGTCGCGATCCACACCGGACTGCTGAGCCGGTCACCGAGCGTCGTCCCGCTGACGGGCGCGACCACCCGGGACGGGGCGCTGGTGCTGCCGCTCGACAAGGCCCGGGTGAAGGGCGCGCCGCCGGTCGAGCCGGCGGGGCAGAACGGAGGGCTCTCCCCCGGCCAGGAGCGGGCCCTGCGCACGTTCTACGCCGTCACCCCCGAGGTCGCGCCGACACCGGCGCCAGCACCACCGCCTGCACCAGCGCCGGAGCCGGACCGCGAGCGGGCTCCGGACGACGCGATGACCCGCTCGGAGGAGCAGCTCCGCGTCCACACCGAGAACCACCCCACCGGGCGGGCGCGGCTCCGGAAGTACGTGGTCACCGAGGACGTCCAGGTGACCGTGCCGGTGTCGCGCGAGGAGTTCCGCGTCGAGTGGGAGCCGATCGATCCGGACGAGACCCCGGCGCCCACCGACGACGACCCCGCCGACGATGACGGCCTCACGCTCCATGCCGAGCGCGTCGTCGTCCGAACCGAGACGGTGCCGACCGAACGCGTCCGCCTGACGAAGGAACAGGTCACCGAAGACCGGACCGTCACCGACCAGGTGCGCCGGGAGAAGATCGACCTCGACCGACCGGAGCAGTGA
- a CDS encoding amidohydrolase family protein, with protein MRIDVHQHLWPEPLLDALRARTAPPRLDGWVLHTHSAPPYAVNPADHDVRARAALVAADGLDRALISLSSPLGIEWLPAAEATPLLDGYHQGVTALPGQFGAWAAAGLAEIDPTPLERALDAGCVGLQLPADALVDRAGYDRCAPLLAVLERRNAPLFVHPGPHPAPPAGAPDWWPALSPYIHQMHDAWHAFVAFGRAAHPSLRVCFALLAGLGPLHGERLAARGGPTRRQVDVDAFVETSSYGPRGVDAVVRVLGVDLVVLGSDRPYATVPDFGFGDAFDHAMAVTNPLRLLYGKKGKP; from the coding sequence ATGCGAATCGACGTGCACCAGCACCTGTGGCCGGAGCCGCTGCTCGACGCGTTGCGTGCCCGCACCGCGCCGCCACGGCTCGACGGCTGGGTCCTGCACACCCACAGCGCGCCGCCGTACGCCGTGAACCCCGCCGACCACGACGTCAGAGCCCGGGCCGCGCTGGTCGCCGCCGACGGCCTCGATCGAGCCCTGATCTCGCTCTCCAGCCCGCTCGGCATCGAGTGGCTCCCGGCCGCCGAGGCCACCCCGCTCCTCGACGGCTACCACCAGGGCGTCACCGCGCTCCCCGGTCAGTTCGGCGCCTGGGCCGCCGCCGGGCTGGCCGAGATCGATCCGACCCCCCTGGAGCGGGCGCTGGACGCGGGGTGCGTCGGGCTGCAGCTTCCCGCCGACGCGCTGGTCGACCGGGCGGGCTACGACCGGTGCGCGCCGCTGCTGGCCGTGCTCGAACGGCGGAACGCCCCGCTGTTCGTCCACCCCGGGCCGCACCCGGCCCCACCGGCGGGTGCGCCGGACTGGTGGCCCGCGCTGAGCCCGTACATCCACCAGATGCACGACGCCTGGCACGCGTTCGTCGCGTTCGGGCGGGCCGCCCACCCCTCGCTGCGGGTCTGCTTCGCGTTGCTCGCCGGGCTGGGGCCGCTGCACGGCGAGCGGCTCGCGGCCCGCGGTGGTCCGACCCGCCGTCAGGTCGACGTCGACGCGTTCGTCGAGACGTCGTCCTACGGCCCGCGCGGGGTGGACGCGGTCGTCCGGGTGCTCGGCGTCGACCTCGTGGTGCTCGGGTCCGACCGGCCGTACGCCACCGTGCCGGACTTTGGCTTCGGTGACGCGTTCGACCACGCGATGGCCGTCACCAACCCGCTCCGCCTTCTCTACGGAAAGAAGGGAAAACCGTGA
- a CDS encoding alpha/beta hydrolase has protein sequence MSRLRVFLVSAIVAALVATGLSAVRAVPAFADVGGLSKGIADDGARVVSETFVEWQKLDIVIDSPAMKGRTTARLLLPKDYFTQPDRKWPTLYLMHGCCEPQDYKSWTAFTDVYDFFHHRNVLVVMPSDGLAGYYSDPRSGGGPKYETYHINELQQIIERGYRGSTTRAIAGLSVGGFGSFSYAGRHPGMFKAAASYSGLLDTLVPGGPAAVEWMRTQAGESLNTLWGSSILNRNVWQAHNPANLLNGLRGTQLYVSCGDGRAADLDQNNNFVWQETAALLTTQSFVTKARAAGLPMTVRLYGKGTHTWPYWQREFKNSWPMLANALGVPV, from the coding sequence ATGTCGCGGTTACGGGTGTTCCTGGTGTCCGCGATCGTCGCCGCGCTGGTGGCGACCGGGCTGTCCGCGGTCAGGGCAGTTCCGGCCTTCGCGGACGTGGGCGGACTCTCCAAGGGCATCGCCGACGACGGCGCCCGGGTGGTGAGCGAGACGTTCGTCGAGTGGCAGAAGCTCGACATCGTCATCGACTCGCCGGCGATGAAGGGCCGGACGACCGCCCGGCTGCTGCTGCCGAAGGACTACTTCACCCAGCCCGACCGCAAGTGGCCGACGCTCTACCTCATGCACGGCTGCTGCGAGCCGCAGGACTACAAGTCGTGGACCGCGTTCACCGACGTCTACGACTTCTTCCACCACCGCAACGTCCTGGTCGTGATGCCCAGCGACGGGCTCGCCGGGTACTACAGCGACCCGCGGAGCGGCGGGGGACCCAAGTACGAGACGTACCACATCAACGAGTTGCAGCAGATCATCGAGCGTGGCTACCGCGGATCGACCACCCGCGCGATCGCCGGGCTGTCCGTCGGTGGGTTCGGGTCGTTCTCCTACGCCGGGCGCCACCCCGGCATGTTCAAGGCCGCGGCGTCCTACAGCGGGCTGCTCGACACGCTGGTGCCGGGCGGTCCGGCCGCGGTGGAGTGGATGCGGACGCAGGCCGGCGAGAGCCTCAACACGCTGTGGGGCAGCTCGATCCTGAACCGCAACGTCTGGCAGGCGCACAACCCGGCCAACCTGCTCAACGGCTTGCGCGGCACGCAGCTCTACGTCTCCTGCGGTGACGGAAGAGCCGCCGACCTCGACCAGAACAACAACTTCGTCTGGCAGGAAACCGCGGCGCTGCTCACCACGCAGAGCTTCGTGACGAAGGCGCGCGCGGCCGGCCTACCGATGACCGTCCGCCTCTACGGCAAGGGCACACACACCTGGCCGTACTGGCAGCGGGAGTTCAAGAACTCCTGGCCGATGCTGGCGAACGCGCTGGGAGTGCCGGTCTGA
- a CDS encoding DUF4097 family beta strand repeat-containing protein, translated as MTTFATPAPITAQLRVPAGRVQFIAADRADTTVEVRPANASKNRDVKTAEQTTVDYADGVLRIQTPAGNSLLGPSGAVEVTVQLPAGSRVETRAEATEFRAVGRLGEVAVNGAYQRIKIDEAASVRLSAVDGDVEVGRLTGPAEISTQRGDVRVAEAGPGTVVLSTLSGDIQVSAAAGVSASLDAGTGYGRISNALKNDGGPGLEIRATTSHGDITARSL; from the coding sequence ATGACCACGTTCGCCACCCCCGCCCCGATCACCGCCCAGCTGCGCGTCCCGGCCGGCCGGGTCCAGTTCATCGCCGCCGACCGCGCCGACACCACGGTCGAGGTCCGGCCCGCCAACGCTTCCAAGAACCGCGACGTGAAGACCGCCGAGCAGACCACCGTCGACTACGCCGACGGCGTGCTGCGGATCCAGACCCCGGCGGGTAACTCGCTGCTCGGCCCGTCGGGCGCGGTGGAGGTCACCGTCCAGCTGCCGGCCGGGTCCCGGGTCGAGACGCGGGCGGAGGCTACCGAGTTCCGCGCCGTCGGACGGCTGGGTGAGGTCGCCGTCAACGGCGCCTATCAGCGGATCAAGATCGACGAGGCCGCGAGCGTGCGGCTGAGCGCGGTCGACGGTGACGTCGAGGTCGGGCGGCTCACCGGACCGGCGGAGATCAGCACCCAGCGCGGTGACGTCCGGGTCGCCGAGGCCGGGCCGGGCACGGTCGTGCTGAGCACCCTGTCCGGCGACATCCAGGTCAGCGCCGCCGCGGGTGTCTCGGCCTCACTGGACGCCGGCACCGGCTACGGCCGGATCAGCAACGCGCTGAAGAACGACGGCGGCCCCGGCCTGGAGATCCGGGCCACGACCTCCCACGGCGACATCACCGCCCGCAGCCTCTGA
- a CDS encoding DUF2382 domain-containing protein, translated as MVTQEQIPSLIDSTAYDPSGDKIGAIKQVYLDDRTDQPQFATVHTGLFGLRETFVPLDGAELRGDRLVVPVDKSQVKDAPRIDPDGSEGALTPTQVAELYRHYHLPTTPSGTRDTYAADVDRDTDRDRDHGGRRSEHGTGRTDDAMTRSEERLHVGTETHEAGQVRLRKHVVTENVQKTVPVSHERVRVEREPISEANREQAFSGPAISEAEHEVTLHAEKPVVEKEAVPVERVRLGTETVTEEQTVGGQVRKERIDTDER; from the coding sequence ATGGTGACTCAGGAGCAGATCCCGTCGCTGATCGACTCGACCGCGTACGACCCCTCGGGCGACAAGATCGGCGCGATCAAGCAGGTCTACCTGGACGACCGCACCGACCAGCCGCAGTTCGCCACCGTCCACACCGGCCTGTTCGGGCTGCGGGAGACGTTCGTGCCGCTGGACGGCGCGGAGCTCCGCGGTGACCGGCTCGTCGTCCCGGTCGACAAGTCCCAGGTGAAGGACGCCCCGCGCATCGACCCGGACGGCAGCGAGGGCGCGCTGACGCCGACCCAGGTCGCCGAGCTCTACCGGCACTACCACCTGCCCACGACCCCGAGCGGCACCCGCGACACGTACGCCGCGGACGTCGATCGGGACACCGACCGGGACCGGGACCACGGTGGCCGGCGGTCCGAGCACGGAACCGGCCGCACCGACGACGCGATGACGCGATCCGAGGAGCGGCTGCACGTCGGCACCGAGACGCACGAAGCCGGCCAGGTGCGGCTGCGCAAGCACGTCGTGACCGAGAACGTCCAGAAGACGGTGCCGGTCTCGCACGAGCGCGTCCGGGTCGAGCGGGAGCCGATCTCCGAGGCCAACCGCGAGCAGGCGTTCTCCGGCCCGGCGATCTCCGAGGCTGAGCACGAGGTGACGCTGCACGCCGAGAAGCCGGTCGTGGAGAAGGAAGCCGTGCCGGTCGAGCGGGTCCGCCTCGGGACGGAGACCGTCACCGAGGAGCAGACCGTCGGCGGTCAGGTCCGGAAGGAGCGGATCGACACCGACGAGCGCTGA